The following are encoded in a window of Salvelinus fontinalis isolate EN_2023a chromosome 40, ASM2944872v1, whole genome shotgun sequence genomic DNA:
- the LOC129839767 gene encoding mitochondrial import receptor subunit TOM20 homolog, with amino-acid sequence MMGGKSSTIAAGVCGAMFVGYCIYFDRKRRSDPNFKNRLRERRRNQASVKQGTGLSKLPDLKDAEAVQKFFLEEIQLGEELLAQGDYENGIEHLTNAIAVCGQPQQLLQVLQQTLPPPVFQMLLTKLPTISQRIVSSQGSLNEEDLE; translated from the exons ATGATGGGCGGTAAATCGAGCACGATAGCCGCCGGTGTTTGCGGGGCAATGTTCGTCGGCTACTGCATCTACTTCGACAGGAAAAGACGGAGTGACCCCAACTTCAAGAACAGGCTGCGAGAAC GGAGGAGAAATCAGGCATCTGTAAAACAGGGGACAGGACTGTCTAAG CTCCCAGACCTGAAGGATGCTGAGGCGGTCCAGAAGTTCTTCCTGGAGGAGATTCAGCTGGGAGAGGAGCTGTTGGCTCAAG GAGACTACGAGAACGGCATCGAGCACCTGACCAACGCCATCGCCGTGTGCGGCCAGCCCCAGCAGCTTCTCCAGGTGCTGCAGCAGACTCTCCCGCCACCAGTCTTCCAGATGCTACTCACCAAACTGCCCACCATCAGCCAG CGTATTGTCAGCTCACAAGGTAGCTTGAATGAAGAGGACTTAGAATGA